Proteins encoded together in one Ipomoea triloba cultivar NCNSP0323 chromosome 4, ASM357664v1 window:
- the LOC116016352 gene encoding crossover junction endonuclease MUS81 isoform X5, with protein sequence METEREVACRENEELAAYMWNMAEDKRGISDNIYKTLHKAYTNVCNSKAPIKTLRELSQIKGVGKWILKLMQGFFETDSEAPGNENLSDKGKKRKGTRRYMPQRNSVAYALIITLYRALADGKEFMRKQELIDAAEASGLSRAPIGPEKGKGKPGIGNSPRDWYSGWSCMKTLVTKGLVVKSSCPAKYMLTEEGKETARECLSRSGIVTSDQSLVNMEEFSNLDGKVMEDEGFSEKDMSDVEIESESSEKQVALPCLQLGGQKKVIDIPPGCLDRFMGMGFSKEQITLAFSKVSETSQGKDISSLWPTVLCQLREDQVYGLSSSTVEERVVKTACRGPSDDPKSSSFADFKQNSTTLLAFPSPALSVGSKGGEYSEAKSSILSMPPLTYGERFEDVYEVILVLDDREQFVSQGSRSRKIVENISMQFKIRIEVRRLPVGDAIWIARHKNTGSEYVLDFIVERKKVDDLRSSIRDNRYKDQKLRLLRCGLKKMIYVVEGDANVSEAAESIKTACFTTEILEGFDVQRTAGLGDTLRKYGYLTQAIDHYYKSMEDKHKSPEMCPPFKAFIRRCEDLDKMTVSDVFAIQLMQVAQVTEEVAWTVLDMYPTLFSLARAYSLLDGDLRAQEELLKKQSNNLISAAVSKNIFQLIWGS encoded by the exons ATGGAGACCGAAAGAGAAGTAGCGTGCAGGGAAAACGAAGAGCTAGCGGCGTACATGTGGAATATGGCGGAAGACAAGAGAGGGATATCAGATAACATTTATAAGACTCTTCACAAGGCCTACACTAACGTCTGCAACTCCAAGGCCCCTATTAAGACCCTCCGAGAACTTTCTCAAATCAA GGGTGTGGGGAAGTGGATTTTGAAACTAATGCAAGGCTTTTTTGAGACTGATTCGGAGGCTCCTGGAAATGAGAACTTGAGTGATAAAG GGAAGAAGAGGAAGGGGACTAGGAGGTATATGCCACAGAGGAACTCTGTGGCATATGCCTTGATAATCACACTCTATag GGCCTTAGCAGATGGAAAGGAGTTTATGCGCAAACAGGAGCTGATTGATGCTGCGGAGGCTAGCGGTCTTTCCCGGGCTCCAATCGG ACCTGAGAAAGGAAAAGGGAAACCTGGGATTGGAAACTCACCTAGGGACTGGTACAGTGGATGGAGCTGCATGAAAACACTAGTAACTAAAGGGCTGGTTGTCAAGTCTAGCTGCCCGGCCAA GTATATGCTAACAGAAGAAGGAAAGGAAACTGCACGTGAATGTCTATCAAGATCTGGAATTGTTACTTCTGATCAAAGTCTGGTCAACATGGAAGAATTTTCAAATTTGGATGGGAAGGTCATGGAAGATGAGGGCTTCTCAGAAAAGGACATGTCAGATGTGGAAATTGAAAGTGAATCTTCAGAAAAACAAGTAGCATTGCCCTGTCTTCAATTGGGTGGGCAGAAGAAAGTGATTGATATTCCCCCAGGGTGTCTTGACAGG TTTATGGGAATGGGGTTTTCCAAGGAACAAATTACTCTTGCTTTTTCTAAGGTTTCAGAGACCTCACAAGGCAAGGACATATCATCACTTTGGCCGACTGTTCTGTGTCAACTTCGAGAAGATCAAGTCTATG GCCTAAGTTCTAGTACAGTTGAGGAAAGAGTAGTCAAGACTGCTTGCAGGGGACCATCTGATGATCCAAAGTCTTCTAGCTTTGCTGATTTCAAGCAGAATTCAACTACATTGCTCGCCTTCCCATCCCCT GCACTCTCTGTAGGCAGTAAGGGTGGAGAATACTCAGAAGCTAAATCTAGTATTTTATCGATGCCACCTCTGACTTATGGAGAGAGGTTTGAAGATGTTTATGAAGTAATTTTGGTATTGGATGATCGAGAGCAATTTGTTAGTCAAGG GTCGCGTTCTAGGAAAATTGTTGAGAACATCAGTATGCAATTTAAAATTCGAATAGAG GTTAGACGGTTACCTGTTGGGGATGCAATCTGGATAGCTCGGCATAAAAATACTGGCAGTGAATATGTTCTTGATTTCATTGTGGAGAGGAAGAAAGTTGATGATTTGCGCAGCTCAATCAGAGATAACCGATATAAAGATCAGAAGTTGCGGCTTTTG AGATGTGGGCTCAAAAAGATGATATATGTAGTAGAAGGAGATGCAAATGTATCAGAAGCAGCTGAAAGCATTAAAACAGC TTGTTTTACGACTGAGATCTTGGAGGGATTTGATGTGCAAAGAACAGCTGGCTTGGGAGATACATTAAGGAAGTATGGCTATCTTACTCAGGCAATTGATCATTACTATAAATCCATGGAGGACAAGCATAAAAGTCCTGAAATGTGCCCTCCTTTTAAAGCATTTATTAGGAGGTGTGAGGATTTGGACAAAATGACCGTCAGTGATGTATTTGCCATCCAACTCATGCAG GTTGCACAGGTAACAGAAGAGGTTGCTTGGACTGTTTTGGATATGTATCCAACTTTGTTTTCTCTCGCACGGGCATACTCTCTTCTG GATGGTGATTTACGTGCTCAGGAGGAATTGCTAAAGAAGCAGAGCAATAACTTAATCAGTGCCGCCGTTagcaaaaatattttccaactgATTTGGGGGAGTTAG
- the LOC116016352 gene encoding crossover junction endonuclease MUS81 isoform X2, with protein METEREVACRENEELAAYMWNMAEDKRGISDNIYKTLHKAYTNVCNSKAPIKTLRELSQIKGVGKWILKLMQGFFETDSEAPGNENLSDKGKKRKGTRRYMPQRNSVAYALIITLYRALADGKEFMRKQELIDAAEASGLSRAPIGPEKGKGKPGIGNSPRDWYSGWSCMKTLVTKGLVVKSSCPAKYMLTEEGKETARECLSRSGIVTSDQSLVNMEEFSNLDGKVMEDEGFSEKDMSDVEIESESSEKQVALPCLQLGGQKKVIDIPPGCLDRFMGMGFSKEQITLAFSKVSETSQGKDISSLWPTVLCQLREDQVYGLSSSTVEERVVKTACRGPSDDPKSSSFADFKQNSTTLLAFPSPALSVGSKGGEYSEAKSSILSMPPLTYGERFEDVYEVILVLDDREQFVSQGSRSRKIVENISMQFKIRIEVRRLPVGDAIWIARHKNTGSEYVLDFIVERKKVDDLRSSIRDNRYKDQKLRLLRCGLKKMIYVVEGDANVSEAAESIKTACFTTEILEGFDVQRTAGLGDTLRKYGYLTQAIDHYYKSMEDKHKSPEMCPPFKAFIRRCEDLDKMTVSDVFAIQLMQPKDKPVETTRSAVGTEFQMRSELPAVPNTIDVLQTPEADLATAGNFKFTTELLENGSIGFWRRRQDTCYEPTPIEIQVTPFYEGIMTTLHGFLRRLFQLKVQISNSTAIQCCASIARVLACGCCITAYLKVKNIVTSELPARHTSNSLKMPRISDALAVPAGFAFAIQQLGAVNVADTLTERIFIPCFPNEGHSFGIPDDQLVNWNPNAYAEAVEYARTLGMRFHIVNLKKKDGTAWWLFRQHFAEGFFELQCPLPEVNKIDVVTHAQFLNGELANPSRAFVDLAPLGNDSFGVMMRSPHLGINLSCYEAISQEATDVVSNV; from the exons ATGGAGACCGAAAGAGAAGTAGCGTGCAGGGAAAACGAAGAGCTAGCGGCGTACATGTGGAATATGGCGGAAGACAAGAGAGGGATATCAGATAACATTTATAAGACTCTTCACAAGGCCTACACTAACGTCTGCAACTCCAAGGCCCCTATTAAGACCCTCCGAGAACTTTCTCAAATCAA GGGTGTGGGGAAGTGGATTTTGAAACTAATGCAAGGCTTTTTTGAGACTGATTCGGAGGCTCCTGGAAATGAGAACTTGAGTGATAAAG GGAAGAAGAGGAAGGGGACTAGGAGGTATATGCCACAGAGGAACTCTGTGGCATATGCCTTGATAATCACACTCTATag GGCCTTAGCAGATGGAAAGGAGTTTATGCGCAAACAGGAGCTGATTGATGCTGCGGAGGCTAGCGGTCTTTCCCGGGCTCCAATCGG ACCTGAGAAAGGAAAAGGGAAACCTGGGATTGGAAACTCACCTAGGGACTGGTACAGTGGATGGAGCTGCATGAAAACACTAGTAACTAAAGGGCTGGTTGTCAAGTCTAGCTGCCCGGCCAA GTATATGCTAACAGAAGAAGGAAAGGAAACTGCACGTGAATGTCTATCAAGATCTGGAATTGTTACTTCTGATCAAAGTCTGGTCAACATGGAAGAATTTTCAAATTTGGATGGGAAGGTCATGGAAGATGAGGGCTTCTCAGAAAAGGACATGTCAGATGTGGAAATTGAAAGTGAATCTTCAGAAAAACAAGTAGCATTGCCCTGTCTTCAATTGGGTGGGCAGAAGAAAGTGATTGATATTCCCCCAGGGTGTCTTGACAGG TTTATGGGAATGGGGTTTTCCAAGGAACAAATTACTCTTGCTTTTTCTAAGGTTTCAGAGACCTCACAAGGCAAGGACATATCATCACTTTGGCCGACTGTTCTGTGTCAACTTCGAGAAGATCAAGTCTATG GCCTAAGTTCTAGTACAGTTGAGGAAAGAGTAGTCAAGACTGCTTGCAGGGGACCATCTGATGATCCAAAGTCTTCTAGCTTTGCTGATTTCAAGCAGAATTCAACTACATTGCTCGCCTTCCCATCCCCT GCACTCTCTGTAGGCAGTAAGGGTGGAGAATACTCAGAAGCTAAATCTAGTATTTTATCGATGCCACCTCTGACTTATGGAGAGAGGTTTGAAGATGTTTATGAAGTAATTTTGGTATTGGATGATCGAGAGCAATTTGTTAGTCAAGG GTCGCGTTCTAGGAAAATTGTTGAGAACATCAGTATGCAATTTAAAATTCGAATAGAG GTTAGACGGTTACCTGTTGGGGATGCAATCTGGATAGCTCGGCATAAAAATACTGGCAGTGAATATGTTCTTGATTTCATTGTGGAGAGGAAGAAAGTTGATGATTTGCGCAGCTCAATCAGAGATAACCGATATAAAGATCAGAAGTTGCGGCTTTTG AGATGTGGGCTCAAAAAGATGATATATGTAGTAGAAGGAGATGCAAATGTATCAGAAGCAGCTGAAAGCATTAAAACAGC TTGTTTTACGACTGAGATCTTGGAGGGATTTGATGTGCAAAGAACAGCTGGCTTGGGAGATACATTAAGGAAGTATGGCTATCTTACTCAGGCAATTGATCATTACTATAAATCCATGGAGGACAAGCATAAAAGTCCTGAAATGTGCCCTCCTTTTAAAGCATTTATTAGGAGGTGTGAGGATTTGGACAAAATGACCGTCAGTGATGTATTTGCCATCCAACTCATGCAG CCTAAAGACAAGCCAGTAGAAACCACCCGGTCTGCCGTCGGAACTGAGTTCCAGATGCGATCAGAACTCCCTGCCGTGCCAAACACTATCGACGTGCTTCAAACCCCTGAAGCTGACCTTGCAACTGCTGGGAATTTTAAATTTACCACCGAACTACTTGAGAATGGTAGCATAGGTTTCTGGCGCCGCCGCCAAGATACTTGCTATGAACCCACTCCCATTGAGATACAGGTGACCCCATTCTACGAAGGCATCATGACCACTCTTCATGGCTTTCTCCGTCGCCTCTTTCAGTTGAAGGTCCAGATCTCTAACTCCACTGCTATTCAATGCTGCGCCTCTATCGCGCGTGTCCTTGCTTGCGGATGCTGCATTACAGCTTACCTCAAAGTCAAGAACATTGTGACTTCCGAGCTTCCTGCTCGCCACACCTCAAATAGTCTGAAAATGCCCCGTATCAGTGATGCTTTAGCCGTCCCTGCTGGTTTCGCATTTGCTATTCAACAGTTAGGAGCTGTGAACGTTGCTGATACACTTACAGAGCGTATCTTCATACCTTGCTTTCCTAATGAGGGCCACTCTTTTGGCATCCCAGATGATCAACTGGTCAATTGGAATCCCAACGCCTACGCCGAAGCGGTTGAGTATGCAAGAACCTTAGGAATGCGATTTCATATCGTTAACCTGAAGAAGAAGGATGGTACAGCGTGGTGGCTGTTTCGTCAACACTTTGCAGAAGGATTTTTTGAGCTACAGTGTCCTCTGCCAGAAGTGAACAAAATCGATGTTGTAACACATGCACAGTTCTTAAATGGTGAACTGGCCAACCCCTCGCGAGCGTTTGTTGACCTCGCACCTCTTGGTAATGACTCATTCGGAGTCATGATGAGAAGTCCTCATCTCGGTATAAACCTGAGTTGCTATGAAGCGATCAGCCAAGAAGCCACTGACGTTGTTTCAAATGTGTAA
- the LOC116016352 gene encoding crossover junction endonuclease MUS81 isoform X6 — protein sequence METEREVACRENEELAAYMWNMAEDKRGISDNIYKTLHKAYTNVCNSKAPIKTLRELSQIKGVGKWILKLMQGFFETDSEAPGNENLSDKGKKRKGTRRYMPQRNSVAYALIITLYRALADGKEFMRKQELIDAAEASGLSRAPIGPEKGKGKPGIGNSPRDWYSGWSCMKTLVTKGLVVKSSCPAKYMLTEEGKETARECLSRSGIVTSDQSLVNMEEFSNLDGKVMEDEGFSEKDMSDVEIESESSEKQVALPCLQLGGQKKVIDIPPGCLDRFMGMGFSKEQITLAFSKVSETSQGKDISSLWPTVLCQLREDQVYGLSSSTVEERVVKTACRGPSDDPKSSSFADFKQNSTTLLAFPSPALSVGSKGGEYSEAKSSILSMPPLTYGERFEDVYEVILVLDDREQFVSQGSRSRKIVENISMQFKIRIEVRRLPVGDAIWIARHKNTGSEYVLDFIVERKKVDDLRSSIRDNRYKDQKLRLLRCGLKKMIYVVEGDANVSEAAESIKTACFTTEILEGFDVQRTAGLGDTLRKYGYLTQAIDHYYKSMEDKHKSPEMCPPFKAFIRRCEDLDKMTVSDVFAIQLMQVAQVTEEVAWTVLDMYPTLFSLARAYSLLEELLKKQSNNLISAAVSKNIFQLIWGS from the exons ATGGAGACCGAAAGAGAAGTAGCGTGCAGGGAAAACGAAGAGCTAGCGGCGTACATGTGGAATATGGCGGAAGACAAGAGAGGGATATCAGATAACATTTATAAGACTCTTCACAAGGCCTACACTAACGTCTGCAACTCCAAGGCCCCTATTAAGACCCTCCGAGAACTTTCTCAAATCAA GGGTGTGGGGAAGTGGATTTTGAAACTAATGCAAGGCTTTTTTGAGACTGATTCGGAGGCTCCTGGAAATGAGAACTTGAGTGATAAAG GGAAGAAGAGGAAGGGGACTAGGAGGTATATGCCACAGAGGAACTCTGTGGCATATGCCTTGATAATCACACTCTATag GGCCTTAGCAGATGGAAAGGAGTTTATGCGCAAACAGGAGCTGATTGATGCTGCGGAGGCTAGCGGTCTTTCCCGGGCTCCAATCGG ACCTGAGAAAGGAAAAGGGAAACCTGGGATTGGAAACTCACCTAGGGACTGGTACAGTGGATGGAGCTGCATGAAAACACTAGTAACTAAAGGGCTGGTTGTCAAGTCTAGCTGCCCGGCCAA GTATATGCTAACAGAAGAAGGAAAGGAAACTGCACGTGAATGTCTATCAAGATCTGGAATTGTTACTTCTGATCAAAGTCTGGTCAACATGGAAGAATTTTCAAATTTGGATGGGAAGGTCATGGAAGATGAGGGCTTCTCAGAAAAGGACATGTCAGATGTGGAAATTGAAAGTGAATCTTCAGAAAAACAAGTAGCATTGCCCTGTCTTCAATTGGGTGGGCAGAAGAAAGTGATTGATATTCCCCCAGGGTGTCTTGACAGG TTTATGGGAATGGGGTTTTCCAAGGAACAAATTACTCTTGCTTTTTCTAAGGTTTCAGAGACCTCACAAGGCAAGGACATATCATCACTTTGGCCGACTGTTCTGTGTCAACTTCGAGAAGATCAAGTCTATG GCCTAAGTTCTAGTACAGTTGAGGAAAGAGTAGTCAAGACTGCTTGCAGGGGACCATCTGATGATCCAAAGTCTTCTAGCTTTGCTGATTTCAAGCAGAATTCAACTACATTGCTCGCCTTCCCATCCCCT GCACTCTCTGTAGGCAGTAAGGGTGGAGAATACTCAGAAGCTAAATCTAGTATTTTATCGATGCCACCTCTGACTTATGGAGAGAGGTTTGAAGATGTTTATGAAGTAATTTTGGTATTGGATGATCGAGAGCAATTTGTTAGTCAAGG GTCGCGTTCTAGGAAAATTGTTGAGAACATCAGTATGCAATTTAAAATTCGAATAGAG GTTAGACGGTTACCTGTTGGGGATGCAATCTGGATAGCTCGGCATAAAAATACTGGCAGTGAATATGTTCTTGATTTCATTGTGGAGAGGAAGAAAGTTGATGATTTGCGCAGCTCAATCAGAGATAACCGATATAAAGATCAGAAGTTGCGGCTTTTG AGATGTGGGCTCAAAAAGATGATATATGTAGTAGAAGGAGATGCAAATGTATCAGAAGCAGCTGAAAGCATTAAAACAGC TTGTTTTACGACTGAGATCTTGGAGGGATTTGATGTGCAAAGAACAGCTGGCTTGGGAGATACATTAAGGAAGTATGGCTATCTTACTCAGGCAATTGATCATTACTATAAATCCATGGAGGACAAGCATAAAAGTCCTGAAATGTGCCCTCCTTTTAAAGCATTTATTAGGAGGTGTGAGGATTTGGACAAAATGACCGTCAGTGATGTATTTGCCATCCAACTCATGCAG GTTGCACAGGTAACAGAAGAGGTTGCTTGGACTGTTTTGGATATGTATCCAACTTTGTTTTCTCTCGCACGGGCATACTCTCTTCTG GAGGAATTGCTAAAGAAGCAGAGCAATAACTTAATCAGTGCCGCCGTTagcaaaaatattttccaactgATTTGGGGGAGTTAG